In one window of Thalassophryne amazonica chromosome 9, fThaAma1.1, whole genome shotgun sequence DNA:
- the LOC117517349 gene encoding thrombospondin type-1 domain-containing protein 1 isoform X3 translates to MPQASVSLWSFLLAFMGYTLAAINIWPSFHIALSNASVFVDFGTKSNSSTVRYTSLSLVNMETNATLLTRSLADNQSRGRMEFNCSCFLYAGTFRFLLQGIKTVPRTNTTHGSRKGITTWWWSSELQVQWPTFHIAVDRAGNHSASFQVGIFTNEHFQPCSSSFNSAVFMEVSFIEYNQIGQNTINKVRARTRHPVKPLRSQNIELPCAFPFTDRDFIQVALRSPHAAQDVKSSGPLYLSRIFPYKMLVENANAYRSGCEGTMAVKLITPPCAHISGKVLLYKERGAVVSSENEEPFSPLLAFSWLTHGENETEFNCSVFHQGRNKYCFRFVFNFSRSPSPAQTCLVVYKSSESWGPWQPWSVCSVSCGEGVRERVRECLLPSGGGKQCKGVVKEQSPCSLEECAVLNAPSPSFPAVSVGHSPLDGNMAVMVGISLCLAVILATIVFTVWKKVCQPPQCSSVHRASVPSSVARKLSDEATICGDSLQRPSLSENHGPPGGEVVSIAQKDRPLLDGQPSSQTLVIPLPHDPERLSPIGQKMLPPIFGYHLAQQQLKEMKKKGLKEATQLYHVSSSPVHDTLSPSTTPERLSPRVELVLGPPVSGHSSGDSTKWHNRTADWVKMIERSGLAHLREADVGLTHSFKQNPNFRRTSSFNDTKPHPPYLANSRQFRERSMTQVASRTLPEGRGWIKSRTQNQSQPSYPILENVVSEWSKSRPSRNDQRQPWIEMADSSHNSELKHTETNTNINCTSEKYTKANLSGAEERDRCSKAEGNDGKGISGIRGQSIGPVSSQDMTHASVDHAKSNWIRCGALPIQRSILPQKLKETQPCTGFSGHKGRQRSSTFSASVAEQRKARCGSLPESGHCINSSTYRLSEAEQKMLDLDLSSAYVGKKM, encoded by the exons ATGCCGCAGGCTTCTGTCTCACTGTGGTCTTTCCTGCTGGCGTTTATGGGATACA CTTTAGCAGCCATCAACATCTGGCCCTCTTTCCACATTGCCCTTAGCAACGccagtgtgtttgtggacttcggAACAAAATCCAACAGCAGCACTGTACGCTACACAAGTCTGTCTTTGGTCAACATGGAAACCAACGCCACCCTCCTGACCAGATCTCTCGCTGACAACCAATCACGAGGGAGGATGGAATTCAACTGTTCTTGCTTTCTGTATGCTGGAACCTTTCGATTCCTGTTGCAAGGCATTAAAACAGTTCCTCGTACTAACACGACACATGGGAGCAGAAAAGGGATTACTACCTGGTGGTGGAGTTCAGAACTACAGGTGCAATGGCCCACTTTTCACATTGCTGTGGATAGAGCTGGCAACCACTCAGCATCTTTTCAG GTTGGGATATTCACTAATGAGCACTTCCAGCCTTGTTCCAGCAGCTTCAACTCTGCTGTCTTTATGGAAGTTAGTTTTATAGAATACAACCAGATTGGCCAAAACACCATCAACAAGGTCCGAGCCCGCACACGACACCCAGTCAAACCACTCCGTTCCCAGAATATTGAGCTACCCTGTGCATTCCCTTTCACAGATAGAGACTTCATACAGGTGGCCTTGCGGTCTCCTCATGCAGCACAGGACGTGAAGAGCTCCGGGCCCCTCTACTTGTCCCGAATCTTCCCTTATAAGATGCTGGTGGAAAACGCCAATGCCTACAGGAGTGGATGTGAAGGGACGATGGCCGTTAAGCTCATCACTCCACCTTGTGCTCACATCAGTGGGAAAGTTCTTCTGTATAAAGAAAGAGGGGCAGTCGTCTCCTCCGAGAATGAAGAGCCGTTTTCTCCCCTGCTGGCTTTTAGCTGGCTGACTCACGGAGAGAACGAGACAGAATTCAACTGTTCTGTGTTTCACCAAGGAAGAAATAAGTACTGCTTTCGGTTTGTTTTCAACTTCAGCCGCTCTCCAAGTCCAGCACAGACCTGTTTGGTGGTTTACAAGAGTTCAG AGTCATGGGGCCCTTGGCAGCCATGGAGTGTGTGCAGTGTCAGTTGTGGAGAAGGGGTGAGGGAACGGGTTCGAGAGTGTTTGCTGCCCTCAGGTGGAGGGAAGCAGTGCAAAGGTGTGGTGAAGGAGCAGTCTCCGTGCTCACTGGAAGAATGTGCTG TGTTGAATGCTCCTTCCCCATCGTTCCCTGCGGTATCTGTTGGACACTCACCCTTAGATGGTAACATGGCCGTCATGGTTGGTATCTCCCTTTGCCTGGCTGTGATTCTTGCAACTATTGTGTTTACTGTATGGAAAAAGGTTTGTCAGCCCCCTCAGTGCAGCTCTGTGCACAGAGCCTCAGTCCCATCCTCTGTGGCACGCAAGCTTTCCGATGAGGCCACCATTTGTGGAGACAGCCTCCAAAGACCCAGCTTGTCTGAGAACCATGGCCCACCAGGTGGTGAAGTAGTGAGCATAGCCCAAAAAGACAGGCCTCTTTTGGATGGTCAGCCTTCCTCTCAAACGCTTGTGATACCACTCCCACATGACCCAGAGAGGCTGTCTCCCATAGGTCAGAAGATGTTGCCACCCATATTTGG GTATCACTTAGCTCAGCAGCAGTTAAAAGAAATGAAGAAGAAGGGGTTAAAGGAGGCAACACAGTTGTACCATGTGTCTTCAAGCCCAGTTCACGACACCTTG AGTCCGAGTACAACACCAGAAAGACTGAGTCCCAGAGTGGAGCTGGTCCTAGGTCCTCCTGTGTCTGGTCATTCAAGTGGGGACAGCACAAAATGGCACAACCGCACTGCTGACTGGGTTAAGATGATAGAGAGGAGTGGGTTAGCACATCTCAGAGAAGCAGATGTAGGACTAACTCACTCCTTCAAGCAGAATCCCAATTTTCGCCGGACGTCAAGTTTCAATGACACTAAACCTCATCCTCCatatttggcaaactccagacaatTCAGAGAACGGAGcatgacccag GTTGCATCTCGGACCCTTCCTGAAGGAAGGGGTTGGATCAAAAGCAGAACTCAGAACCAATCACAACCTTCTTACCCCATTCTGGAGAATGTGGTTTCAGAGTGGAGCAAATCCAGGCCCTCTAGAAATGACCAGAGGCAGCCCTGGATTGAGATGGCTGATTCTTCCCATAATAGTGAACTAAAACACACAGAAACCAACACAAACATTAACTGTACATCAGAGAAATACACCAAAGCAAACCTCAGCGGTGCTGAGGAAAGAGATAGATGTAGTAAAGCAGAAGGCAATGATGGAAAAGGAATCTCAGGGATCAGAGGTCAGTCTATCGGGCCTGTCAGTTCTCAAGACATGACCCACGCCAGTGTTGATCATGCAAAATCCAACTGGATCCGTTGTGGTGCACTGCCAATCCAGAGGAGCATCCTGCCCCAAAAATTAAAAGAGACCCAACCCTGTACTGGGTTTTCTGGCCACAAAGGTCGTCAACGCAGCTCCACATTTAGTGCATCTGTCGCAGAGCAGAGGAAAGCTCGCTGTGGATCTCTGCCGGAGTCTGGACACTGTATTAACAGCTCCACCTACAGACTGAGTGAGGCAGAGCAGAAGATGTTGGACTTGGATCTTTCCTCAGCATATGTAGGGAAAAAAATGTAG
- the LOC117517349 gene encoding thrombospondin type-1 domain-containing protein 1 isoform X2 codes for MPQASVSLWSFLLAFMGYTLAAINIWPSFHIALSNASVFVDFGTKSNSSTVRYTSLSLVNMETNATLLTRSLADNQSRGRMEFNCSCFLYAGTFRFLLQGIKTVPRTNTTHGSRKGITTWWWSSELQVQWPTFHIAVDRAGNHSASFQVGIFTNEHFQPCSSSFNSAVFMEVSFIEYNQIGQNTINKVRARTRHPVKPLRSQNIELPCAFPFTDRDFIQVALRSPHAAQDVKSSGPLYLSRIFPYKMLVENANAYRSGCEGTMAVKLITPPCAHISGKVLLYKERGAVVSSENEEPFSPLLAFSWLTHGENETEFNCSVFHQGRNKYCFRFVFNFSRSPSPAQTCLVVYKSSESWGPWQPWSVCSVSCGEGVRERVRECLLPSGGGKQCKGVVKEQSPCSLEECAVLNAPSPSFPAVSVGHSPLDGNMAVMVGISLCLAVILATIVFTVWKKVCQPPQCSSVHRASVPSSVARKLSDEATICGDSLQRPSLSENHGPPGGEVVSIAQKDRPLLDGQPSSQTLVIPLPHDPERLSPIGQKMLPPIFGYHLAQQQLKEMKKKGLKEATQLYHVSSSPVHDTLVETPAHMLPLGPHDNSGFCVATPFSGTSLQSPSTTPERLSPRVELVLGPPVSGHSSGDSTKWHNRTADWVKMIERSGLAHLREADVGLTHSFKQNPNFRRTSSFNDTKPHPPYLANSRQFRERSMTQVASRTLPEGRGWIKSRTQNQSQPSYPILENVVSEWSKSRPSRNDQRQPWIEMADSSHNSELKHTETNTNINCTSEKYTKANLSGAEERDRCSKAEGNDGKGISGIRGQSIGPVSSQDMTHASVDHAKSNWIRCGALPIQRSILPQKLKETQPCTGFSGHKGRQRSSTFSASVAEQRKARCGSLPESGHCINSSTYRLSEAEQKMLDLDLSSAYVGKKM; via the exons ATGCCGCAGGCTTCTGTCTCACTGTGGTCTTTCCTGCTGGCGTTTATGGGATACA CTTTAGCAGCCATCAACATCTGGCCCTCTTTCCACATTGCCCTTAGCAACGccagtgtgtttgtggacttcggAACAAAATCCAACAGCAGCACTGTACGCTACACAAGTCTGTCTTTGGTCAACATGGAAACCAACGCCACCCTCCTGACCAGATCTCTCGCTGACAACCAATCACGAGGGAGGATGGAATTCAACTGTTCTTGCTTTCTGTATGCTGGAACCTTTCGATTCCTGTTGCAAGGCATTAAAACAGTTCCTCGTACTAACACGACACATGGGAGCAGAAAAGGGATTACTACCTGGTGGTGGAGTTCAGAACTACAGGTGCAATGGCCCACTTTTCACATTGCTGTGGATAGAGCTGGCAACCACTCAGCATCTTTTCAG GTTGGGATATTCACTAATGAGCACTTCCAGCCTTGTTCCAGCAGCTTCAACTCTGCTGTCTTTATGGAAGTTAGTTTTATAGAATACAACCAGATTGGCCAAAACACCATCAACAAGGTCCGAGCCCGCACACGACACCCAGTCAAACCACTCCGTTCCCAGAATATTGAGCTACCCTGTGCATTCCCTTTCACAGATAGAGACTTCATACAGGTGGCCTTGCGGTCTCCTCATGCAGCACAGGACGTGAAGAGCTCCGGGCCCCTCTACTTGTCCCGAATCTTCCCTTATAAGATGCTGGTGGAAAACGCCAATGCCTACAGGAGTGGATGTGAAGGGACGATGGCCGTTAAGCTCATCACTCCACCTTGTGCTCACATCAGTGGGAAAGTTCTTCTGTATAAAGAAAGAGGGGCAGTCGTCTCCTCCGAGAATGAAGAGCCGTTTTCTCCCCTGCTGGCTTTTAGCTGGCTGACTCACGGAGAGAACGAGACAGAATTCAACTGTTCTGTGTTTCACCAAGGAAGAAATAAGTACTGCTTTCGGTTTGTTTTCAACTTCAGCCGCTCTCCAAGTCCAGCACAGACCTGTTTGGTGGTTTACAAGAGTTCAG AGTCATGGGGCCCTTGGCAGCCATGGAGTGTGTGCAGTGTCAGTTGTGGAGAAGGGGTGAGGGAACGGGTTCGAGAGTGTTTGCTGCCCTCAGGTGGAGGGAAGCAGTGCAAAGGTGTGGTGAAGGAGCAGTCTCCGTGCTCACTGGAAGAATGTGCTG TGTTGAATGCTCCTTCCCCATCGTTCCCTGCGGTATCTGTTGGACACTCACCCTTAGATGGTAACATGGCCGTCATGGTTGGTATCTCCCTTTGCCTGGCTGTGATTCTTGCAACTATTGTGTTTACTGTATGGAAAAAGGTTTGTCAGCCCCCTCAGTGCAGCTCTGTGCACAGAGCCTCAGTCCCATCCTCTGTGGCACGCAAGCTTTCCGATGAGGCCACCATTTGTGGAGACAGCCTCCAAAGACCCAGCTTGTCTGAGAACCATGGCCCACCAGGTGGTGAAGTAGTGAGCATAGCCCAAAAAGACAGGCCTCTTTTGGATGGTCAGCCTTCCTCTCAAACGCTTGTGATACCACTCCCACATGACCCAGAGAGGCTGTCTCCCATAGGTCAGAAGATGTTGCCACCCATATTTGG GTATCACTTAGCTCAGCAGCAGTTAAAAGAAATGAAGAAGAAGGGGTTAAAGGAGGCAACACAGTTGTACCATGTGTCTTCAAGCCCAGTTCACGACACCTTGGTAGAAACACC TGctcacatgcttcccttgggccccCATGACAACAGCGGTTTTTGCGTAGCAACTCCCTTTTCTGGAACTTCATTGCAGAGTCCGAGTACAACACCAGAAAGACTGAGTCCCAGAGTGGAGCTGGTCCTAGGTCCTCCTGTGTCTGGTCATTCAAGTGGGGACAGCACAAAATGGCACAACCGCACTGCTGACTGGGTTAAGATGATAGAGAGGAGTGGGTTAGCACATCTCAGAGAAGCAGATGTAGGACTAACTCACTCCTTCAAGCAGAATCCCAATTTTCGCCGGACGTCAAGTTTCAATGACACTAAACCTCATCCTCCatatttggcaaactccagacaatTCAGAGAACGGAGcatgacccag GTTGCATCTCGGACCCTTCCTGAAGGAAGGGGTTGGATCAAAAGCAGAACTCAGAACCAATCACAACCTTCTTACCCCATTCTGGAGAATGTGGTTTCAGAGTGGAGCAAATCCAGGCCCTCTAGAAATGACCAGAGGCAGCCCTGGATTGAGATGGCTGATTCTTCCCATAATAGTGAACTAAAACACACAGAAACCAACACAAACATTAACTGTACATCAGAGAAATACACCAAAGCAAACCTCAGCGGTGCTGAGGAAAGAGATAGATGTAGTAAAGCAGAAGGCAATGATGGAAAAGGAATCTCAGGGATCAGAGGTCAGTCTATCGGGCCTGTCAGTTCTCAAGACATGACCCACGCCAGTGTTGATCATGCAAAATCCAACTGGATCCGTTGTGGTGCACTGCCAATCCAGAGGAGCATCCTGCCCCAAAAATTAAAAGAGACCCAACCCTGTACTGGGTTTTCTGGCCACAAAGGTCGTCAACGCAGCTCCACATTTAGTGCATCTGTCGCAGAGCAGAGGAAAGCTCGCTGTGGATCTCTGCCGGAGTCTGGACACTGTATTAACAGCTCCACCTACAGACTGAGTGAGGCAGAGCAGAAGATGTTGGACTTGGATCTTTCCTCAGCATATGTAGGGAAAAAAATGTAG
- the LOC117517349 gene encoding thrombospondin type-1 domain-containing protein 1 isoform X1 — MPQASVSLWSFLLAFMGYTLAAINIWPSFHIALSNASVFVDFGTKSNSSTVRYTSLSLVNMETNATLLTRSLADNQSRGRMEFNCSCFLYAGTFRFLLQGIKTVPRTNTTHGSRKGITTWWWSSELQVQWPTFHIAVDRAGNHSASFQVGIFTNEHFQPCSSSFNSAVFMEVSFIEYNQIGQNTINKVRARTRHPVKPLRSQNIELPCAFPFTDRDFIQVALRSPHAAQDVKSSGPLYLSRIFPYKMLVENANAYRSGCEGTMAVKLITPPCAHISGKVLLYKERGAVVSSENEEPFSPLLAFSWLTHGENETEFNCSVFHQGRNKYCFRFVFNFSRSPSPAQTCLVVYKSSESWGPWQPWSVCSVSCGEGVRERVRECLLPSGGGKQCKGVVKEQSPCSLEECAVLNAPSPSFPAVSVGHSPLDGNMAVMVGISLCLAVILATIVFTVWKKVCQPPQCSSVHRASVPSSVARKLSDEATICGDSLQRPSLSENHGPPGGEVVSIAQKDRPLLDGQPSSQTLVIPLPHDPERLSPIGQKMLPPIFGYHLAQQQLKEMKKKGLKEATQLYHVSSSPVHDTLVETPASPAHSPIPTGFAHMLPLGPHDNSGFCVATPFSGTSLQSPSTTPERLSPRVELVLGPPVSGHSSGDSTKWHNRTADWVKMIERSGLAHLREADVGLTHSFKQNPNFRRTSSFNDTKPHPPYLANSRQFRERSMTQVASRTLPEGRGWIKSRTQNQSQPSYPILENVVSEWSKSRPSRNDQRQPWIEMADSSHNSELKHTETNTNINCTSEKYTKANLSGAEERDRCSKAEGNDGKGISGIRGQSIGPVSSQDMTHASVDHAKSNWIRCGALPIQRSILPQKLKETQPCTGFSGHKGRQRSSTFSASVAEQRKARCGSLPESGHCINSSTYRLSEAEQKMLDLDLSSAYVGKKM; from the exons ATGCCGCAGGCTTCTGTCTCACTGTGGTCTTTCCTGCTGGCGTTTATGGGATACA CTTTAGCAGCCATCAACATCTGGCCCTCTTTCCACATTGCCCTTAGCAACGccagtgtgtttgtggacttcggAACAAAATCCAACAGCAGCACTGTACGCTACACAAGTCTGTCTTTGGTCAACATGGAAACCAACGCCACCCTCCTGACCAGATCTCTCGCTGACAACCAATCACGAGGGAGGATGGAATTCAACTGTTCTTGCTTTCTGTATGCTGGAACCTTTCGATTCCTGTTGCAAGGCATTAAAACAGTTCCTCGTACTAACACGACACATGGGAGCAGAAAAGGGATTACTACCTGGTGGTGGAGTTCAGAACTACAGGTGCAATGGCCCACTTTTCACATTGCTGTGGATAGAGCTGGCAACCACTCAGCATCTTTTCAG GTTGGGATATTCACTAATGAGCACTTCCAGCCTTGTTCCAGCAGCTTCAACTCTGCTGTCTTTATGGAAGTTAGTTTTATAGAATACAACCAGATTGGCCAAAACACCATCAACAAGGTCCGAGCCCGCACACGACACCCAGTCAAACCACTCCGTTCCCAGAATATTGAGCTACCCTGTGCATTCCCTTTCACAGATAGAGACTTCATACAGGTGGCCTTGCGGTCTCCTCATGCAGCACAGGACGTGAAGAGCTCCGGGCCCCTCTACTTGTCCCGAATCTTCCCTTATAAGATGCTGGTGGAAAACGCCAATGCCTACAGGAGTGGATGTGAAGGGACGATGGCCGTTAAGCTCATCACTCCACCTTGTGCTCACATCAGTGGGAAAGTTCTTCTGTATAAAGAAAGAGGGGCAGTCGTCTCCTCCGAGAATGAAGAGCCGTTTTCTCCCCTGCTGGCTTTTAGCTGGCTGACTCACGGAGAGAACGAGACAGAATTCAACTGTTCTGTGTTTCACCAAGGAAGAAATAAGTACTGCTTTCGGTTTGTTTTCAACTTCAGCCGCTCTCCAAGTCCAGCACAGACCTGTTTGGTGGTTTACAAGAGTTCAG AGTCATGGGGCCCTTGGCAGCCATGGAGTGTGTGCAGTGTCAGTTGTGGAGAAGGGGTGAGGGAACGGGTTCGAGAGTGTTTGCTGCCCTCAGGTGGAGGGAAGCAGTGCAAAGGTGTGGTGAAGGAGCAGTCTCCGTGCTCACTGGAAGAATGTGCTG TGTTGAATGCTCCTTCCCCATCGTTCCCTGCGGTATCTGTTGGACACTCACCCTTAGATGGTAACATGGCCGTCATGGTTGGTATCTCCCTTTGCCTGGCTGTGATTCTTGCAACTATTGTGTTTACTGTATGGAAAAAGGTTTGTCAGCCCCCTCAGTGCAGCTCTGTGCACAGAGCCTCAGTCCCATCCTCTGTGGCACGCAAGCTTTCCGATGAGGCCACCATTTGTGGAGACAGCCTCCAAAGACCCAGCTTGTCTGAGAACCATGGCCCACCAGGTGGTGAAGTAGTGAGCATAGCCCAAAAAGACAGGCCTCTTTTGGATGGTCAGCCTTCCTCTCAAACGCTTGTGATACCACTCCCACATGACCCAGAGAGGCTGTCTCCCATAGGTCAGAAGATGTTGCCACCCATATTTGG GTATCACTTAGCTCAGCAGCAGTTAAAAGAAATGAAGAAGAAGGGGTTAAAGGAGGCAACACAGTTGTACCATGTGTCTTCAAGCCCAGTTCACGACACCTTGGTAGAAACACCTGCTTCACCTGCTCACTCCCCCATTCCAACTGGATTTGctcacatgcttcccttgggccccCATGACAACAGCGGTTTTTGCGTAGCAACTCCCTTTTCTGGAACTTCATTGCAGAGTCCGAGTACAACACCAGAAAGACTGAGTCCCAGAGTGGAGCTGGTCCTAGGTCCTCCTGTGTCTGGTCATTCAAGTGGGGACAGCACAAAATGGCACAACCGCACTGCTGACTGGGTTAAGATGATAGAGAGGAGTGGGTTAGCACATCTCAGAGAAGCAGATGTAGGACTAACTCACTCCTTCAAGCAGAATCCCAATTTTCGCCGGACGTCAAGTTTCAATGACACTAAACCTCATCCTCCatatttggcaaactccagacaatTCAGAGAACGGAGcatgacccag GTTGCATCTCGGACCCTTCCTGAAGGAAGGGGTTGGATCAAAAGCAGAACTCAGAACCAATCACAACCTTCTTACCCCATTCTGGAGAATGTGGTTTCAGAGTGGAGCAAATCCAGGCCCTCTAGAAATGACCAGAGGCAGCCCTGGATTGAGATGGCTGATTCTTCCCATAATAGTGAACTAAAACACACAGAAACCAACACAAACATTAACTGTACATCAGAGAAATACACCAAAGCAAACCTCAGCGGTGCTGAGGAAAGAGATAGATGTAGTAAAGCAGAAGGCAATGATGGAAAAGGAATCTCAGGGATCAGAGGTCAGTCTATCGGGCCTGTCAGTTCTCAAGACATGACCCACGCCAGTGTTGATCATGCAAAATCCAACTGGATCCGTTGTGGTGCACTGCCAATCCAGAGGAGCATCCTGCCCCAAAAATTAAAAGAGACCCAACCCTGTACTGGGTTTTCTGGCCACAAAGGTCGTCAACGCAGCTCCACATTTAGTGCATCTGTCGCAGAGCAGAGGAAAGCTCGCTGTGGATCTCTGCCGGAGTCTGGACACTGTATTAACAGCTCCACCTACAGACTGAGTGAGGCAGAGCAGAAGATGTTGGACTTGGATCTTTCCTCAGCATATGTAGGGAAAAAAATGTAG